The following coding sequences lie in one Prionailurus viverrinus isolate Anna unplaced genomic scaffold, UM_Priviv_1.0 scaffold_91, whole genome shotgun sequence genomic window:
- the WNT9A gene encoding protein Wnt-9a isoform X2: MLDGPLLARWLAAAFALTLLLAALRPSAAYFGLTGSEPLTILPLTLEPEAAAQAHYKACDRLKLERKQRRMCRRDPGVAETLVEAVSMSALECQYQFRFERWNCTLEGRYRASLLKRGFKETAFLYAISSAGLTHALAKACSAGRMERCTCDEAPDLENREAWQWGGCGDNLKYSSKFVKEFLGRRSSKDLRARVDFHNNLVIKAGVETTCKCHGVSGSCTVRTCWRQLAPFHEVGKRLKHKYETALKVGSTTNEATGEAGAISPPRGRAAGTGGSDPLPRTPELVHLDDSPSFCLASRFSPGTAGRRCHREKNCESICCGRGHNTQSRVVTRPCQCQVRWCCYVECRQCTQREEVYTCKG; this comes from the exons ATGCTGGATGGGCCCCTGCTGGCGCGCTGGCTGGCCGCGGCCTTCGCGCTGACGCTGCTGCTCGCCGCGCTGCGCCCCTCGGCCGCCTACTTCGG GCTAACGGGCAGTGAGCCCCTGACCATTCTCCCGCTGACCCTGGAGCCGGAAGCCGCCGCCCAGGCCCACTACAAGGCCTGCGATCGGCTGAAGCTGGAACGCAAGCAAAGGCGCATGTGCCGCAGAGACCCGGGGGTGGCCGAGACACTGGTGGAGGCGGTGAGCATGAGCGCACTTGAATGCCAGTACCAGTTCCGGTTTGAGCGCTGGAACTGTACCTTGGAGGGCCGCTACCGGGCCAGCCTGCTCAAGCGAG GCTTCAAGGAGACCGCCTTCCTCTACGCCATCTCCTCGGCCGGCCTGACGCATGCGCTGGCCAAGGCGTGCAGCGCGGGCCGCATGGAGCGCTGCACGTGTGATGAGGCCCCCGACCTGGAGAACCGGGAGGCCTGGCAGTGGGGCGGCTGTGGGGACAACCTCAAGTACAGCAGCAAGTTTGTCAAGGAGTTCCTGGGCCGCCGCTCAAGCAAGGACCTGCGAGCCCGCGTAGACTTCCACAACAACCTC GTAATCAAGGCCGGGGTGGAGACCACGTGCAAGTGCCACGGCGTGTCAGGCTCCTGTACTGTGCGGACGTGCTGGCGGCAGCTGGCACCCTTCCACGAGGTGGGCAAGCGCCTGAAACACAAGTACGAGACAGCACTCAAGGTGGGCAGCACCACCAACGAGGCCACCGGGGAGGCCGGCGCCATCTCGCCGCCTCGGGGCCGGGCTGCAGGGACAGGAGGCAGCGACCCGCTGCCCCGCACGCCAGAGCTTGTGCACCTGGACGACTCGCCCAGTTTCTGCTTGGCCAGCCGCTTCTCCCCGGGCACTGCCGGCCGCAGGTGCCACCGGGAGAAGAACTGCGAGAGCATCTGCTGTGGGCGTGGCCACAACACCCAGAGCCGGGTGGTGACACGGCCCTGCCAGTGCCAGGTGCGCTGGTGCTGCTACGTGGAGTGCAGGCAGTGCACCCAGCGTGAGGAGGTCTACACCTGCAAGGGCTGA
- the WNT9A gene encoding protein Wnt-9a isoform X1 — MLDGPLLARWLAAAFALTLLLAALRPSAAYFGLTGSEPLTILPLTLEPEAAAQAHYKACDRLKLERKQRRMCRRDPGVAETLVEAVSMSALECQYQFRFERWNCTLEGRYRASLLKRGFKETAFLYAISSAGLTHALAKACSAGRMERCTCDEAPDLENREAWQWGGCGDNLKYSSKFVKEFLGRRSSKDLRARVDFHNNLVGVKVIKAGVETTCKCHGVSGSCTVRTCWRQLAPFHEVGKRLKHKYETALKVGSTTNEATGEAGAISPPRGRAAGTGGSDPLPRTPELVHLDDSPSFCLASRFSPGTAGRRCHREKNCESICCGRGHNTQSRVVTRPCQCQVRWCCYVECRQCTQREEVYTCKG, encoded by the exons ATGCTGGATGGGCCCCTGCTGGCGCGCTGGCTGGCCGCGGCCTTCGCGCTGACGCTGCTGCTCGCCGCGCTGCGCCCCTCGGCCGCCTACTTCGG GCTAACGGGCAGTGAGCCCCTGACCATTCTCCCGCTGACCCTGGAGCCGGAAGCCGCCGCCCAGGCCCACTACAAGGCCTGCGATCGGCTGAAGCTGGAACGCAAGCAAAGGCGCATGTGCCGCAGAGACCCGGGGGTGGCCGAGACACTGGTGGAGGCGGTGAGCATGAGCGCACTTGAATGCCAGTACCAGTTCCGGTTTGAGCGCTGGAACTGTACCTTGGAGGGCCGCTACCGGGCCAGCCTGCTCAAGCGAG GCTTCAAGGAGACCGCCTTCCTCTACGCCATCTCCTCGGCCGGCCTGACGCATGCGCTGGCCAAGGCGTGCAGCGCGGGCCGCATGGAGCGCTGCACGTGTGATGAGGCCCCCGACCTGGAGAACCGGGAGGCCTGGCAGTGGGGCGGCTGTGGGGACAACCTCAAGTACAGCAGCAAGTTTGTCAAGGAGTTCCTGGGCCGCCGCTCAAGCAAGGACCTGCGAGCCCGCGTAGACTTCCACAACAACCTCGTGGGTGTGAAG GTAATCAAGGCCGGGGTGGAGACCACGTGCAAGTGCCACGGCGTGTCAGGCTCCTGTACTGTGCGGACGTGCTGGCGGCAGCTGGCACCCTTCCACGAGGTGGGCAAGCGCCTGAAACACAAGTACGAGACAGCACTCAAGGTGGGCAGCACCACCAACGAGGCCACCGGGGAGGCCGGCGCCATCTCGCCGCCTCGGGGCCGGGCTGCAGGGACAGGAGGCAGCGACCCGCTGCCCCGCACGCCAGAGCTTGTGCACCTGGACGACTCGCCCAGTTTCTGCTTGGCCAGCCGCTTCTCCCCGGGCACTGCCGGCCGCAGGTGCCACCGGGAGAAGAACTGCGAGAGCATCTGCTGTGGGCGTGGCCACAACACCCAGAGCCGGGTGGTGACACGGCCCTGCCAGTGCCAGGTGCGCTGGTGCTGCTACGTGGAGTGCAGGCAGTGCACCCAGCGTGAGGAGGTCTACACCTGCAAGGGCTGA